A window of the Leucothrix mucor DSM 2157 genome harbors these coding sequences:
- a CDS encoding DUF1499 domain-containing protein has translation MSNKSSRLGSVLLFIAILAALAVGVMMFGARFGLWEPIVGFGLIRTYMNPIGYAVAGLGIVGLLYQLITRNGSGALKAFIASLIGVCLLAPMISAKLQTPPSFPPIHDITTDTSNPPEFIVLDESRPGAKNSLVYFGPEVAAEQAKAYPDIAPIQTSKTTLEAFVEALRVAKSMSWEVVAEDSKQLRFEAIARTPIYSFVDDVVVVVTSVEGVSQVDIRSVSRIGRGDRGVNAARVREFINAFEE, from the coding sequence ATGAGTAATAAATCCTCTCGGCTTGGATCAGTCTTGCTGTTTATCGCTATTTTGGCAGCTTTAGCAGTTGGGGTAATGATGTTTGGTGCTCGCTTTGGCCTGTGGGAGCCTATTGTTGGGTTTGGGCTAATTCGAACTTATATGAACCCGATTGGCTACGCGGTCGCTGGTTTAGGTATCGTGGGATTGCTCTATCAATTGATCACTCGCAATGGTAGCGGCGCTCTGAAAGCATTTATCGCCAGCTTGATCGGCGTGTGTTTACTGGCTCCGATGATTTCCGCAAAGTTGCAGACACCACCGAGTTTCCCGCCCATTCATGATATTACGACCGATACCAGCAACCCACCGGAATTCATCGTGCTGGATGAGTCGCGCCCAGGTGCTAAGAATTCTTTGGTGTATTTTGGCCCCGAAGTAGCCGCAGAGCAGGCTAAAGCGTACCCTGATATTGCGCCGATTCAGACCAGCAAGACAACCTTAGAGGCTTTTGTTGAAGCACTGCGCGTTGCTAAAAGTATGAGCTGGGAGGTTGTCGCAGAAGACTCCAAACAGTTGCGCTTTGAGGCTATTGCCCGCACGCCGATTTATAGCTTTGTGGATGATGTTGTTGTGGTAGTGACTTCGGTAGAAGGCGTCAGTCAGGTTGATATTCGCAGTGTGTCGCGGATTGGACGTGGTGATCGCGGAGTGAATGCGGCGCGTGTTAGAGAGTTTATTAATGCGTTTGAAGAGTAA
- a CDS encoding HD domain-containing protein, with product MTQFTRENLNKTLIALGAELTDQTSDQLFMELHQAHADEARFYHNEQHISECLSQFQLIRTLAERPAEVEIAFWFHDAVYETKASDNEARSAEWAKTFLSSVGVDEVSVARVVAMIIATKSHKTYDTDSALLVDIDLGILGASEAAFERYDEAIRSEFHWAPLAQYKLARAQVLRGFLNREFIYKTDYFRSNYEQQARNNLELKIRQLMD from the coding sequence GTGACCCAGTTTACTCGTGAGAATCTCAATAAAACCTTGATAGCCTTAGGTGCTGAGCTCACTGATCAGACTTCCGATCAGCTATTTATGGAGCTGCATCAAGCTCATGCTGACGAAGCCCGTTTCTATCACAACGAGCAACATATCTCGGAATGCTTAAGCCAATTTCAACTGATACGGACGCTTGCTGAGCGACCTGCTGAAGTTGAGATTGCCTTCTGGTTTCATGATGCCGTTTACGAGACAAAAGCCAGTGATAATGAAGCGCGTAGTGCCGAGTGGGCTAAAACGTTTTTATCGTCAGTAGGCGTGGATGAGGTCAGTGTGGCGCGTGTCGTAGCGATGATTATTGCCACCAAATCCCATAAAACTTACGATACGGATTCCGCGCTATTAGTGGATATTGATCTGGGAATATTGGGGGCGTCGGAGGCTGCTTTTGAGCGTTATGATGAGGCTATTCGTTCTGAATTTCATTGGGCTCCACTGGCGCAATATAAGCTCGCTCGGGCGCAGGTGTTGCGAGGTTTTCTGAATAGAGAGTTTATTTATAAGACGGACTATTTCCGATCGAACTACGAGCAGCAAGCGCGTAATAACCTTGAGTTAAAAATTCGTCAATTGATGGATTAA
- a CDS encoding DUF2798 domain-containing protein: MISRKYQRVVFSFFMALLMSGIMSFVISVFNVGLVSNIVSIWLTAWSFAFTVAFPTILVVAPLVHKLVAMVLQDEEAISK; the protein is encoded by the coding sequence ATGATTTCACGTAAGTATCAACGAGTCGTCTTCTCCTTTTTTATGGCATTACTGATGTCCGGCATTATGTCGTTTGTCATTAGCGTGTTTAATGTTGGTTTAGTCTCGAATATCGTTTCTATTTGGTTAACGGCATGGAGCTTTGCTTTCACCGTCGCGTTTCCAACGATATTGGTCGTTGCACCCCTTGTTCATAAATTGGTTGCGATGGTGCTGCAAGATGAAGAGGCGATCAGCAAATAA
- a CDS encoding multiheme c-type cytochrome has translation MLITFGLLSAQVSLADSDPSFVGAHFSGSGNCTQCHDNLSDSQGNDLSIVKNWSTSMMANSTRDPYWLAKVASELHRNPHLSDEINDKCSRCHAPMANDAMKKDSVPLEILDGGMLNPSHAYFDQAMDGVSCTACHQITDNGFLGTSESFSGNFSIQQYINPENRPSYGQYTNPLANAMITQARFTPLHGAHMSDSAVCATCHNLKTAFVDSNGLPASATPETDFPEQMVYTEWQNSTFNEGAPEERSCQSCHMPKVVGDVKISTTPRNLASRPGFSQHTFLGANTTMMDILSNNREALGVQATGFESAIEETREMLKTSATLEVVSTEIINQQLKVVLKVTNNIGHKFPTAYPSRRAFIHFQVKDSQGETVFESGKLNANGSIVENDGDADSGHYEPHYDVITSEQEVQIYESIMQNTDADVTHTLLRAASYVKDNRILPSGFDKGVVPNDVAVKGLAFADTNFNLGQDTITYLADVGSETKLVITADLLYQALSYGHIQDMLNDAEQVPEVATFKQYFDSANIRSELISTVSAEIDGGDSDSDSDSDSDSDSDSDSDSDSDEDDLSDEVEDSNSGGGAFSALLLFGLLLLGLWRHAVTSALFGKSAFVR, from the coding sequence ATGCTAATAACATTTGGTTTGCTTTCCGCACAGGTCAGCTTAGCCGACTCTGATCCTAGCTTTGTAGGGGCTCATTTTAGTGGTTCGGGAAACTGTACGCAGTGCCACGACAACTTAAGTGATAGTCAGGGGAATGATCTTTCAATCGTCAAAAACTGGTCAACCAGTATGATGGCGAACTCCACCCGTGATCCGTACTGGCTAGCCAAGGTTGCATCCGAACTGCATCGCAACCCTCACTTGTCTGATGAGATTAATGATAAATGCTCTCGCTGCCATGCGCCGATGGCTAATGATGCTATGAAAAAAGACAGTGTTCCTCTGGAGATATTAGATGGCGGAATGTTGAATCCATCTCATGCTTATTTTGATCAGGCAATGGATGGTGTTAGTTGTACCGCTTGCCACCAAATAACAGACAATGGTTTTTTAGGAACATCAGAAAGCTTTTCTGGAAATTTCAGCATCCAACAGTATATTAACCCTGAAAATCGACCGAGTTATGGGCAATACACTAATCCACTCGCTAACGCGATGATAACCCAAGCTCGCTTTACTCCTTTGCATGGTGCTCACATGAGCGACTCGGCGGTTTGTGCTACCTGTCATAACCTTAAGACTGCGTTTGTTGATAGTAATGGCCTTCCCGCCAGCGCCACACCTGAGACGGACTTTCCCGAGCAGATGGTTTATACCGAGTGGCAAAATAGTACTTTTAATGAGGGTGCGCCCGAGGAAAGAAGTTGCCAGAGTTGCCACATGCCTAAAGTGGTAGGTGATGTGAAAATATCGACAACTCCCAGAAATCTGGCTTCGAGACCGGGATTTTCTCAGCATACTTTTTTAGGTGCTAATACCACCATGATGGATATTTTGAGCAATAACCGGGAGGCGCTGGGGGTTCAGGCCACCGGATTTGAAAGTGCAATCGAAGAGACTCGCGAGATGCTAAAAACCTCTGCAACATTAGAGGTTGTGTCAACAGAGATCATTAATCAGCAGCTGAAAGTGGTACTCAAGGTTACTAACAATATTGGGCATAAATTCCCAACGGCTTATCCCTCACGGCGTGCCTTTATTCACTTTCAAGTGAAGGACTCACAGGGTGAGACTGTATTTGAGTCTGGAAAACTAAATGCCAACGGTAGCATAGTAGAAAATGATGGGGATGCTGATTCGGGTCACTATGAGCCTCATTATGACGTCATCACTTCTGAGCAAGAGGTGCAAATTTATGAGTCCATTATGCAAAACACGGATGCAGACGTTACCCATACCTTATTGCGGGCGGCATCTTACGTAAAGGATAATAGAATACTCCCTTCAGGGTTTGATAAGGGCGTTGTGCCCAATGATGTGGCGGTGAAAGGCTTGGCGTTTGCTGATACTAACTTCAATCTTGGGCAGGATACCATTACGTACTTAGCCGATGTTGGTAGTGAAACGAAGTTGGTCATTACTGCGGATCTGCTATACCAAGCGCTGTCTTACGGGCATATACAAGATATGCTTAACGATGCGGAGCAGGTGCCGGAAGTGGCCACCTTTAAGCAGTACTTTGATTCAGCCAATATCCGCTCCGAATTGATTTCGACTGTCAGCGCTGAAATTGATGGCGGTGATAGTGATAGTGATAGTGATAGTGATAGTGATAGTGATAGTGATAGTGATAGTGATAGTGATAGTGATGAGGACGACCTTAGCGATGAGGTTGAAGATTCAAATAGTGGCGGCGGGGCTTTTAGCGCTCTTCTGTTGTTTGGATTATTACTGTTAGGTCTATGGCGGCATGCGGTGACCTCTGCTCTTTTTGGGAAATCAGCGTTTGTAAGGTGA
- a CDS encoding choice-of-anchor F family protein — MKNLSVSMSLLAFTGVLSASGVVYADVGRIVSGSEGWNMDNVVTNYFDAEGNATTTLADDGVYRSDVFDRNASEAAAVRMGSVVAKNPPVGIPPGVKVVNAPSTELEARSGGNCLISTAFLDENPDDAIADYSGQVPVTCSSPFMTHKRYKVLMLPETVDGGVDSVDMVFNVENDTTTADTVIPYTVYQKINNWTDSRLDGYTLELGFGIGEDFTAASDTTLTFDNTENSTFSHGLFGPIEEDKFLENGFFSTKIAGYEASGEGLTTFTTTTAVGEYSDIGGAWLPSSWVPYGIFFDDDGDPDTDAVLMAWWGPGSDGTYQWMYGQLEHYADGEVPAGMTADFGPVSAEQVATWLPETVAEGTVNPYAVDLIEDFANLNLNYVVNVGAIGSWPTNGTDGASFTIRVTPIANDGGAPAYTLAANLPPQIDTTPDETDPGETDSEEDTSSSGGGAVGPLMWLLMLPIFGGLLRRRKA, encoded by the coding sequence ATGAAGAATCTATCAGTTTCAATGAGCTTGCTGGCTTTTACTGGTGTTCTGTCTGCTTCTGGTGTGGTCTACGCAGATGTTGGTCGTATTGTCAGCGGTTCAGAAGGTTGGAATATGGACAATGTGGTCACTAACTATTTTGATGCAGAGGGTAATGCGACCACTACGCTTGCAGATGATGGTGTTTACAGAAGTGATGTCTTTGATCGGAATGCTTCAGAAGCTGCGGCCGTCCGAATGGGAAGTGTTGTAGCAAAGAACCCGCCCGTTGGAATACCTCCCGGAGTGAAGGTTGTCAATGCTCCAAGTACCGAACTTGAGGCTCGAAGCGGTGGTAACTGCCTCATATCTACGGCGTTTTTGGATGAAAATCCTGATGATGCGATTGCCGATTACAGCGGCCAAGTGCCAGTGACATGCTCAAGCCCGTTTATGACACATAAGCGCTACAAAGTACTGATGCTCCCTGAAACGGTTGATGGCGGTGTTGATAGTGTAGACATGGTCTTTAATGTTGAGAATGATACGACCACAGCAGATACTGTCATTCCCTATACCGTATACCAGAAGATCAATAACTGGACTGATTCAAGGCTAGATGGTTATACCTTGGAGTTGGGCTTTGGCATTGGAGAAGACTTTACTGCAGCATCGGATACCACTCTGACATTCGATAACACGGAAAACTCTACTTTCTCTCATGGCTTGTTCGGCCCGATTGAAGAAGATAAGTTTCTTGAAAATGGCTTTTTTAGTACGAAGATTGCAGGCTATGAGGCAAGTGGAGAAGGGTTGACTACCTTTACGACGACCACTGCCGTTGGAGAGTACTCAGATATTGGTGGGGCTTGGTTGCCTTCAAGCTGGGTTCCTTACGGTATTTTCTTTGATGACGACGGTGACCCGGATACTGATGCGGTATTAATGGCATGGTGGGGGCCGGGAAGCGATGGCACTTATCAATGGATGTATGGCCAGTTAGAGCACTATGCTGACGGTGAAGTGCCCGCAGGTATGACTGCAGACTTTGGTCCGGTATCGGCTGAGCAAGTTGCGACTTGGTTACCTGAAACTGTTGCTGAGGGTACTGTGAATCCTTATGCGGTTGACCTGATTGAAGATTTCGCGAACTTAAACCTTAACTATGTTGTTAACGTGGGAGCAATAGGCTCATGGCCAACGAATGGTACGGATGGTGCAAGCTTTACTATTCGGGTTACGCCAATAGCGAATGATGGCGGTGCTCCAGCTTATACCTTAGCGGCTAATTTGCCTCCTCAGATAGATACAACACCTGATGAGACTGACCCTGGAGAGACCGATTCTGAAGAAGATACTTCATCTTCAGGTGGTGGGGCAGTTGGCCCTCTAATGTGGTTGCTGATGTTGCCTATCTTTGGCGGTCTGTTAAGACGCAGAAAAGCATAG
- a CDS encoding DUF3297 family protein, with product MSDTKSQPALPDRLAGNPRSPHHVAEIFEHEIGILLNGKERTDVEEYCISEGWVKVASPKALDRRGQPLLMTLRGTVEAFYK from the coding sequence ATGAGCGACACTAAATCGCAACCCGCTTTACCAGATCGCCTGGCAGGCAACCCGCGTAGCCCACACCATGTGGCTGAGATTTTCGAGCACGAGATTGGTATTTTGCTAAATGGCAAAGAGCGTACTGATGTCGAAGAGTATTGCATTAGTGAAGGTTGGGTAAAAGTGGCATCACCTAAAGCGCTGGACCGCCGCGGTCAGCCACTGCTAATGACTTTAAGAGGAACGGTTGAAGCTTTCTACAAGTAA
- a CDS encoding DJ-1/PfpI family protein translates to MDIAILTFEGFNELDSFIAAGILNRMKSAGWNVQITCPSDSVTSMNGVKIQAQQPLEFANSADVVLVGSGIYTRDIAKDRAILDRINLDPANQVIGAQCSGTLLLSALGILNGLPACTDLTTKPWVIDTGVEVLNQPFFAKGNIATAGGCMASQYLAAWVIAKLAGKDAAESAIHYVAPVGEKESAVSHSMSVVLPYIQQAEVA, encoded by the coding sequence ATGGATATTGCAATTCTGACTTTCGAGGGCTTTAACGAGCTGGATTCATTCATCGCGGCGGGTATTTTGAATCGAATGAAAAGTGCCGGATGGAATGTCCAAATTACCTGTCCATCTGACTCTGTAACCTCAATGAACGGGGTCAAAATTCAAGCGCAGCAACCTTTAGAGTTTGCAAATAGTGCGGATGTCGTTCTGGTCGGCAGTGGTATCTACACTCGGGATATTGCCAAGGATAGGGCGATATTGGATAGGATAAATCTAGATCCTGCGAATCAAGTTATTGGTGCGCAGTGCTCGGGCACATTACTGCTCTCAGCCTTGGGGATTTTGAATGGCTTGCCTGCTTGTACCGACCTGACGACCAAGCCGTGGGTGATTGATACAGGGGTTGAGGTCTTGAATCAGCCATTTTTTGCAAAAGGCAACATCGCCACGGCAGGCGGATGCATGGCATCTCAATATCTGGCAGCATGGGTCATTGCTAAATTAGCCGGTAAAGACGCTGCTGAATCGGCGATCCATTATGTCGCTCCGGTTGGCGAAAAAGAGTCTGCCGTGTCTCATAGTATGTCGGTCGTTTTACCTTATATCCAACAGGCAGAGGTCGCCTAA
- a CDS encoding LysE family translocator, whose protein sequence is MDFYTALSFLLIISLMVMSPGPNGALILKTVPLLGKKHGYVNVAGIFTAFYLHGTLSIFGLSAILVSSAKLFLAVKIVGALYLAYLGIKAFISALHPPKPASSAANYKNSTKSAKLHSSFAEGLLTNLLNPKVSIFYLAAFPQFITIQENVALSSYLLVTIHALFALVWFSSMVVFVGKSAALFKSHKSHAILQSAIGAVLLWFSYRVATATVNS, encoded by the coding sequence ATGGACTTTTACACCGCATTGAGTTTCTTATTAATCATTTCTCTCATGGTTATGTCGCCAGGTCCAAATGGAGCCTTAATTTTAAAAACGGTTCCTTTGCTGGGTAAAAAGCATGGTTATGTGAATGTCGCTGGTATTTTTACGGCATTCTACCTTCATGGCACCTTATCCATTTTCGGCCTATCGGCTATTTTAGTGTCGTCGGCAAAGTTATTTCTGGCAGTGAAAATAGTAGGTGCTTTGTATTTAGCTTACTTAGGGATAAAAGCGTTTATTTCTGCCTTACACCCACCTAAGCCAGCATCAAGCGCTGCAAATTATAAAAACAGCACTAAAAGCGCAAAGCTACATTCAAGCTTTGCTGAGGGCTTATTAACAAATTTACTAAACCCTAAAGTGTCAATATTCTATTTGGCGGCTTTTCCTCAGTTCATTACCATCCAAGAAAATGTAGCCTTATCATCTTACCTGCTGGTGACTATCCATGCCTTGTTTGCTTTAGTGTGGTTCTCTTCAATGGTGGTTTTTGTTGGGAAATCGGCGGCTTTATTTAAGTCACACAAGAGCCATGCAATATTACAGTCAGCCATAGGGGCTGTTCTATTATGGTTTAGTTATCGAGTTGCAACGGCAACGGTAAACTCGTAG
- a CDS encoding cupin domain-containing protein — protein MAIVSKENAEHYQWGEQCDGWHLVKSEGLSVIQERVPLGCSEVRHLHTKSEQFFFVLSGCATLEVNGEVFELREHQGLHVPSNTPHQLSNRGQTDLHFVVTSTPPSHGDRVEVQA, from the coding sequence TTGGCAATAGTATCCAAGGAAAATGCGGAACATTATCAATGGGGCGAGCAGTGTGATGGCTGGCATCTGGTAAAGTCCGAGGGGCTGAGTGTAATCCAAGAACGAGTGCCTCTGGGGTGCAGTGAGGTTCGCCATCTACATACAAAGTCAGAACAGTTTTTCTTTGTGCTTTCCGGTTGCGCCACGCTGGAAGTGAATGGCGAAGTGTTTGAGCTCAGAGAACATCAAGGTTTGCACGTGCCAAGTAACACGCCTCATCAGTTAAGTAATCGTGGCCAAACCGATTTGCATTTTGTCGTAACATCGACGCCACCAAGTCACGGTGACCGTGTCGAAGTACAAGCATAA
- a CDS encoding DUF2726 domain-containing protein, with product MKYKLLPLLFLVFFVSGCSPSNQGGTQASSTTIAPIPAPTPERYRQELEIVRRGNFKKQRLLNKSEESLYWRLEDYCSQNNFQIFAQVSLGEILSTRTEDYRFVNSKRVDFCITDSNLMPVAVVEYQGSGHKNNTSDERDAVKRAAVENANVLYIEINVGEERRAHEILDRYLMG from the coding sequence ATGAAATATAAACTTCTCCCGCTGCTATTTTTAGTGTTTTTTGTATCGGGCTGTAGCCCTTCCAATCAGGGTGGCACGCAAGCATCGTCGACTACGATTGCACCGATCCCCGCGCCAACACCTGAGCGATATCGACAGGAACTTGAGATTGTCCGGCGCGGTAATTTCAAAAAGCAGCGCTTGCTAAATAAATCTGAGGAGTCGCTGTATTGGCGTTTGGAAGACTACTGTAGTCAGAATAACTTTCAGATTTTTGCTCAGGTCAGCCTTGGTGAAATCCTGAGTACTAGAACAGAAGACTACCGATTTGTGAACTCTAAGCGGGTTGATTTTTGTATTACGGATAGTAATTTGATGCCAGTTGCGGTGGTGGAATATCAGGGATCAGGTCATAAAAATAATACCTCCGATGAGCGAGATGCGGTTAAGCGTGCGGCGGTGGAAAATGCGAATGTGCTCTATATTGAAATCAATGTGGGTGAAGAGCGGCGGGCTCATGAGATTTTGGATCGTTATTTGATGGGCTAA
- a CDS encoding SDR family oxidoreductase, protein MNIAITAASGQLGEAIVKATLAILPKENVIGLARTPENAAHLGIEVRPGDYNDKGALEQSLQSIDTLLLVSGMDAPDKRIGQHRNVIEAARNSGVKKIVYTSVQGAEEGTAFSPIIQSNRQTEDDVRNSGLDWVIGRNGIYIEPDVEYIESYKKAGGITNCAGDGKCGYTTRPELAYAYARMLTEAKHNGQTYNLNGEALTQYQLAEYLNGAFGTSLTYTSMSVEAYREDRQAELGDFMGEVIAGIYEGIRNGKSNNPSDFLAAAGRAHQSWQDYFEALRVNGVA, encoded by the coding sequence GTGAACATAGCAATCACCGCCGCGAGCGGACAATTAGGCGAAGCAATCGTTAAAGCCACCTTGGCCATACTACCCAAAGAGAATGTGATCGGCTTGGCAAGAACACCGGAAAATGCCGCACATCTCGGCATCGAAGTGCGCCCTGGTGACTACAACGACAAAGGCGCGTTGGAGCAATCACTGCAATCGATCGATACCTTATTACTCGTCTCTGGCATGGATGCGCCGGATAAGCGCATCGGACAACATCGCAATGTGATTGAAGCGGCACGCAATAGCGGCGTAAAAAAGATCGTGTATACCAGCGTGCAGGGTGCTGAAGAGGGTACTGCTTTTTCTCCCATTATCCAAAGCAATCGCCAGACCGAAGACGACGTTCGCAATAGCGGGTTGGATTGGGTGATCGGCCGCAACGGGATTTATATCGAGCCCGATGTGGAATACATCGAATCCTACAAAAAAGCCGGTGGCATCACCAATTGCGCAGGCGATGGAAAATGTGGCTACACCACGCGTCCAGAGCTGGCTTACGCCTATGCGCGGATGCTGACGGAAGCAAAGCACAACGGCCAAACCTATAACTTAAATGGCGAAGCGCTGACCCAATACCAACTGGCTGAATACCTTAACGGCGCGTTTGGTACCTCGCTGACTTATACCTCGATGTCGGTGGAGGCGTATCGTGAAGATCGTCAGGCTGAACTGGGTGATTTTATGGGTGAGGTGATCGCTGGTATCTATGAGGGCATTCGCAATGGCAAGTCGAATAACCCGAGTGACTTTTTGGCAGCAGCTGGTCGGGCGCATCAAAGCTGGCAGGATTACTTTGAGGCGCTGCGGGTGAATGGCGTGGCTTAA
- a CDS encoding SDR family oxidoreductase, with amino-acid sequence MIAITGATGKLGRLVIESLLSKTEASNLVALVRNPQAADDLKALGLQVRQADYDKPETFTTALEGVSKLLLISGSEVGKRAQQHQAVIDAAKAAKLELFVYTSLLHADTSKMMLADEHKVTEAAIKATELPAVILRNGWYTENYVESVGGVLHAGAVAGAAKDGVMNTAARKDYAEAAAVVLTAAQPEIGRVYELAGDEGFTLAQYAAEIAKQTGKTINYAPMSQTEFNDMLVGVGLPEGLAAMLADSEANAAEGSLADNSGDLSALIGRPTTPLAETLAAALNAQ; translated from the coding sequence ATGATCGCTATCACAGGTGCTACCGGTAAACTGGGCCGTCTCGTTATCGAGAGCTTATTGAGCAAAACAGAGGCTTCAAACCTTGTCGCGCTAGTGCGTAATCCACAAGCCGCTGACGATTTGAAAGCATTAGGCTTACAGGTTCGCCAAGCGGACTACGATAAGCCAGAAACCTTCACTACTGCACTGGAAGGCGTGAGCAAATTGCTGCTGATTTCAGGCAGTGAAGTGGGCAAGCGCGCACAGCAGCATCAAGCTGTGATCGATGCAGCCAAAGCGGCTAAGCTTGAATTGTTTGTTTACACCAGCCTGCTACACGCCGATACCAGTAAGATGATGTTGGCCGATGAGCACAAGGTGACTGAAGCGGCGATCAAGGCGACCGAGCTGCCAGCGGTGATTTTGCGTAATGGCTGGTACACCGAAAACTACGTCGAAAGTGTTGGTGGTGTATTGCACGCCGGTGCCGTTGCAGGTGCTGCAAAAGATGGTGTAATGAACACCGCAGCGCGTAAAGACTATGCCGAAGCCGCTGCCGTGGTGCTAACCGCTGCACAGCCAGAGATTGGACGTGTGTACGAGCTGGCAGGTGATGAAGGCTTTACACTGGCACAGTATGCGGCGGAAATTGCCAAGCAAACGGGCAAAACTATTAACTACGCCCCAATGAGCCAAACTGAGTTTAATGATATGTTGGTCGGTGTTGGACTGCCAGAAGGCCTTGCGGCGATGCTGGCAGACTCCGAAGCGAATGCTGCAGAAGGCAGTCTGGCCGATAACAGTGGTGACTTGAGCGCACTGATCGGACGACCCACAACGCCACTGGCTGAAACATTAGCCGCAGCTTTAAACGCTCAGTAA